The Chryseobacterium sp. 52 genome includes a region encoding these proteins:
- a CDS encoding TonB-dependent receptor codes for MKKRSIFLMAATATLYFNNAYAQETPQDSVKTSSIDQIVITGSSGPKKKIESSTAISTFTAKEIQKQNPISAAALLQRVPGFAVETSGGEVGNNLFARGIPSAGAYEFVQVQEDGLPVFEDGALQFANADNFFRVDNSVSRLEALRGGSGSIYATNSPGGLINFITKEGSNDFKGTAKLETSTYGLMRTDVNVGGALVQDKLFFNVGGFYRTDNGIRKTGFRANNGGQIRMNLKYVFDKGYAKVYYKKLDDRNTFYLPIPLTQNGNDLKEFPGFDANYGTYSYRTISQLNIPQAGGGFFSRNLEDGIHPKVDVLGAEFKYDLGNNFSVLNKTRYTNINMNYTGIFPAGGPATAGKFANDNGITGNNYQYSLVSNGALVNPAFVQELGFWAIDKQMNNFVNDLQLNYKFDKGNVTAGFYKSNWKSHQYWNWSNILATATDKPELLNLVDTSLSPNSTGYSKTYNGVTDMSFLLRDSQVQGSLNDLYANLDYNITDNLSVNAGLRYSRDFYKGYSVNTTTANLNNSGLTTDGTHSFATTTADDNMSVLGNKYNYWSYNIDKVSYTLATNYKINKENAVYARFSHGFRSPNEEAYYNYFTTPNPDQPLKPVLTNQVEVGYKYYSRTFDIAVIPFYSTLKNLSFTDVFSNGTSENTFANTKNYGVELEGYARLFNNMVELTFNGTIQNPKYSGLEEGSLLEGNIVRRMPKLYFNISPAVNITKEWRTYVSYNYYGKRFQDQLNVQTLPSFSEFGAGTSYQLGKIRFAVDGTNIFNTIGITEGDPRAGSPTGDGTIMARPIMGAAVRASITLDF; via the coding sequence ATGAAAAAAAGATCGATATTTTTAATGGCTGCAACGGCTACGCTGTATTTCAATAATGCGTATGCCCAGGAAACTCCACAGGATTCCGTTAAGACATCCTCAATAGATCAGATCGTTATTACCGGAAGCTCAGGTCCGAAAAAGAAAATAGAATCCAGTACGGCCATTTCTACTTTTACGGCAAAAGAGATCCAGAAACAAAACCCTATCAGTGCTGCAGCTCTGTTACAGAGAGTTCCGGGATTTGCCGTGGAAACTTCAGGAGGTGAGGTAGGAAACAACCTTTTTGCAAGAGGAATTCCTTCTGCTGGAGCTTATGAATTTGTGCAGGTTCAGGAAGACGGATTACCCGTTTTTGAAGACGGAGCACTTCAGTTTGCGAATGCAGATAATTTTTTCCGTGTAGATAATTCTGTAAGCCGGTTAGAGGCATTAAGAGGAGGCTCAGGATCTATTTATGCAACCAATTCTCCCGGTGGTCTTATCAACTTTATTACCAAAGAAGGAAGTAATGATTTTAAAGGAACTGCTAAGCTGGAAACCAGTACATATGGATTGATGCGTACAGATGTGAATGTAGGTGGTGCATTGGTTCAGGATAAACTTTTCTTTAATGTCGGTGGGTTCTACAGAACGGATAATGGAATCAGAAAGACAGGCTTCAGAGCCAACAATGGCGGACAGATCAGAATGAATCTTAAATATGTCTTTGATAAAGGCTATGCTAAGGTGTATTATAAAAAACTGGATGATAGAAATACCTTTTATCTCCCAATTCCTTTAACTCAAAACGGAAATGATTTAAAAGAGTTTCCCGGGTTTGATGCTAATTATGGAACGTACAGCTACAGAACCATCAGCCAGTTAAATATTCCTCAGGCGGGAGGCGGTTTTTTCAGCAGAAATCTGGAAGATGGAATTCATCCGAAAGTTGATGTTTTAGGGGCTGAATTTAAATATGATCTTGGAAATAACTTCTCTGTTTTAAACAAAACAAGGTATACCAATATCAATATGAATTACACAGGGATTTTCCCTGCAGGAGGTCCTGCTACAGCGGGTAAATTTGCAAACGACAACGGGATTACAGGAAACAATTACCAATATTCCCTGGTAAGTAACGGCGCGCTTGTAAATCCGGCTTTTGTTCAGGAATTAGGATTCTGGGCGATAGATAAGCAGATGAATAATTTTGTGAATGATCTGCAGTTAAATTATAAATTTGACAAAGGAAATGTAACTGCCGGTTTCTATAAATCAAACTGGAAATCTCATCAGTACTGGAACTGGAGTAATATTTTGGCAACGGCAACAGACAAACCGGAACTTCTTAATTTAGTAGATACTTCTCTTAGTCCAAATTCTACAGGATATTCCAAAACGTATAACGGAGTTACAGATATGTCTTTCCTGTTGAGAGATTCTCAGGTTCAGGGAAGTTTGAATGATCTTTATGCTAATTTAGATTATAACATTACAGATAATTTGAGTGTGAATGCAGGACTTCGTTACAGCCGTGATTTCTACAAAGGATATTCGGTAAATACCACAACTGCCAATTTGAATAATTCAGGGTTGACTACTGATGGCACCCATAGTTTTGCGACAACTACAGCAGATGATAATATGAGTGTTTTAGGAAATAAATATAACTATTGGAGTTATAATATTGATAAGGTTTCCTATACGCTGGCGACAAACTATAAAATTAATAAGGAAAATGCGGTCTATGCACGTTTTTCTCACGGATTTAGATCGCCAAATGAAGAAGCCTATTATAATTATTTTACGACACCTAATCCGGACCAGCCGTTAAAACCGGTATTAACCAATCAGGTGGAAGTAGGATACAAATATTACTCGCGTACATTTGATATTGCTGTAATCCCTTTTTATTCAACACTTAAAAACCTTTCATTTACAGATGTATTTTCTAACGGAACTTCAGAAAATACTTTTGCCAATACCAAAAACTATGGAGTTGAGCTGGAAGGATATGCGAGATTGTTTAATAATATGGTAGAGCTTACGTTCAACGGAACCATTCAGAATCCAAAATATAGCGGACTGGAAGAAGGAAGCCTTTTGGAAGGAAATATTGTAAGAAGAATGCCTAAGTTGTATTTTAATATTTCACCGGCTGTAAATATTACAAAAGAATGGAGAACGTATGTAAGTTATAACTACTACGGAAAACGTTTTCAGGATCAGCTGAATGTTCAGACTCTACCTTCATTCAGTGAATTCGGAGCAGGAACTTCTTACCAGTTAGGGAAAATCCGTTTTGCAGTTGACGGAACCAATATCTTCAATACTATCGGTATTACAGAAGGGGATCCAAGAGCAGGATCTCCAACCGGAGACGGAACTATTATGGCAAGACCTATTATGGGAGCAGCCGTAAGAGCTTCAATTACCCTTGATTTTTAA
- a CDS encoding DUF5103 domain-containing protein, with amino-acid sequence MKTLRILLLSLGGLVFGQNIQSIQLFNPQTNDETPVIKFGEQLVLSFDDLTNASEIYRYTIKHYDRNWNDDNLFFTEIATGSLNGLLDQFQYSFNTIQAYTHYKLTFPNDKMQPKISGNFELIVYKDSADRPLFKRRFYLVEDAATVALNISRIADAKNPNVNQRIEVKATSKAGDLSSNVNSMTLNVMQNNNPDMMVTNQKPSATLGNQLLFQQMSLTFPGNNEFYYFDNKNMNMAADMVRATELKEGVNNTYLHPVWAFPLNYQYQPDVNGAWYYRRNDLGLERNAEREADYSWVYFSLDSDPVDKELYVLGGFNNFKPSKENQMQYDAANKKYVARIFLKQGFYNYILATKESNGTLNFGEVNGNFWQTENLYQAFLYYAPFGRNYDGLMGYGEFRTPIGK; translated from the coding sequence ATGAAAACTTTGCGAATACTTTTACTTTCTTTGGGTGGACTGGTTTTTGGACAGAATATTCAGAGCATTCAGCTTTTCAATCCGCAGACGAACGACGAGACTCCTGTCATAAAGTTCGGGGAACAGCTGGTTTTAAGCTTTGATGACCTTACCAATGCCAGCGAGATTTACAGATATACCATCAAACATTACGACAGAAACTGGAATGATGACAATCTGTTTTTTACAGAAATTGCAACAGGAAGCCTGAACGGACTTCTAGATCAGTTTCAATATTCTTTTAATACAATACAGGCTTACACACATTATAAACTTACATTCCCTAATGATAAAATGCAGCCGAAGATTTCAGGGAACTTTGAGCTGATCGTTTACAAAGATTCCGCAGACAGACCTCTTTTCAAAAGACGTTTTTATCTCGTGGAAGACGCTGCAACTGTGGCTCTGAATATCTCAAGGATTGCAGATGCCAAAAACCCGAATGTCAACCAAAGGATAGAAGTGAAAGCAACTTCAAAAGCAGGAGATCTTTCTTCCAATGTCAATTCAATGACTCTGAATGTAATGCAGAACAACAATCCTGATATGATGGTTACTAACCAGAAACCGAGTGCTACTTTAGGAAACCAGCTGCTTTTTCAACAGATGAGTTTAACATTTCCGGGCAATAACGAATTCTATTATTTTGATAATAAAAATATGAATATGGCGGCGGATATGGTGAGGGCTACAGAATTGAAAGAGGGTGTAAACAATACCTATCTGCATCCGGTATGGGCTTTCCCTTTGAACTATCAATATCAACCTGATGTAAACGGTGCATGGTATTATAGAAGAAATGATTTGGGACTGGAAAGAAATGCTGAAAGAGAAGCGGATTATTCGTGGGTGTATTTTTCTCTGGACTCTGACCCTGTGGATAAAGAACTTTATGTATTGGGAGGGTTTAATAATTTTAAGCCAAGCAAAGAAAACCAGATGCAGTATGATGCCGCTAATAAAAAATATGTAGCCAGAATATTTCTAAAACAAGGTTTCTACAATTACATTCTTGCTACAAAAGAAAGTAACGGAACACTGAACTTCGGAGAGGTGAACGGTAATTTCTGGCAGACGGAAAACCTGTATCAGGCGTTTTTATATTATGCCCCTTTTGGACGTAATTATGACGGACTGATGGGGTATGGGGAATTCAGAACTCCTATCGGAAAATGA
- a CDS encoding helix-turn-helix domain-containing protein: MNNHFFDLIEHTNRSVFLTGKAGTGKTTFLNDFVKKTRKKYIVVAPTGIAAINAGGVTIHSMFGLPLRTFLPTTDRIDGSLANNIADLMPHFKYRKDKLKLLREVEVLIIDEVSMLRADVLDMMDFSLRFIRRNNQRFGGVQMLFIGDLYQLPPVVRDEHILKICYQSPFFFDSHAVKDIPLLTIELTKVYRQSDEKFLDILNAIRDGDVANINFDVLNERYNPDFKAGTESYVYLCSHNRMADEINQEKLVEIDLTVKTYEAKLFGDFKENQFPNEQFLELKIGAQVMFIRNDISGEKKYFNGKLGEVIALDDNEIKVVLDGSEREIVVKREVWEQKKYFLDTEKNIKEEVLGSFEQFPIKLAWAVTIHKSQGLTFDNVIIDAGKSFTAGQVYVALSRCRTLEGIVLKSKITPEVIFKDNRILQFQGDTFANDNIEAILNREKYDYSIKKVLRTVNCLWFLQEVEEWNKLSITTKSIDHVKTNQLYLQLKHEIINLGKIFEKLERVISQKVNNFIENKEEWSEIESKTKGAVNFFFTEIRDKVFNPLKEFYAEIKGTKGLKQYNEEFRNWLEDTEEYLNSLKEVHLLETKLLDEKNNKEINLTIAKVPSQVLTFQLFEQGKTIGEIAMERGLVKETVIGHLAKFAEQGLLDISRVITSDKIKAFEDEFYKNPHETLTEWKSALPNDFEFNEIRILINHYNFKKGKGN; the protein is encoded by the coding sequence ATGAACAATCATTTTTTTGACTTAATAGAGCATACGAACAGAAGTGTTTTTCTTACGGGAAAAGCAGGAACCGGAAAAACAACCTTCCTTAATGACTTTGTAAAAAAGACAAGGAAGAAGTATATTGTGGTGGCACCTACAGGAATTGCCGCAATCAACGCAGGAGGGGTGACGATCCATTCTATGTTTGGACTGCCTTTAAGGACTTTTTTACCTACTACAGACCGTATTGATGGGAGTTTGGCGAATAATATTGCCGACCTGATGCCTCATTTCAAATACAGAAAAGATAAACTTAAACTTTTAAGAGAAGTAGAGGTTCTTATTATTGATGAGGTTTCCATGCTGAGAGCTGACGTTCTTGATATGATGGATTTTTCTCTGAGATTTATCAGAAGGAATAACCAGCGGTTTGGCGGTGTTCAGATGCTGTTCATTGGAGATCTTTACCAGCTTCCGCCAGTGGTAAGAGACGAACATATTTTGAAGATCTGCTATCAGTCACCCTTCTTTTTCGACAGTCATGCCGTTAAAGATATTCCTTTGCTGACAATTGAGCTCACAAAGGTGTACAGACAGTCTGACGAGAAATTTCTTGACATCCTGAATGCAATTCGTGACGGTGATGTCGCCAATATCAACTTCGATGTTCTTAACGAAAGATATAATCCTGATTTTAAAGCGGGAACCGAATCTTACGTTTACTTGTGTTCTCACAACAGAATGGCAGATGAAATCAACCAGGAAAAACTGGTAGAAATTGATCTGACGGTGAAAACCTATGAAGCCAAACTTTTTGGAGATTTCAAAGAAAACCAGTTTCCGAACGAACAGTTTTTAGAATTAAAGATCGGAGCACAGGTGATGTTCATTAGAAATGATATTTCCGGAGAGAAAAAATATTTCAATGGAAAACTGGGTGAAGTGATAGCACTGGATGATAATGAAATCAAGGTCGTTCTCGACGGAAGTGAAAGAGAAATTGTAGTAAAAAGAGAAGTCTGGGAACAGAAAAAGTATTTTCTGGACACAGAGAAAAATATTAAAGAAGAAGTTCTGGGAAGTTTTGAACAGTTCCCGATAAAGCTGGCGTGGGCGGTTACCATTCATAAAAGCCAGGGACTGACTTTTGATAACGTAATTATTGATGCCGGGAAAAGTTTTACGGCGGGTCAGGTTTATGTGGCTTTGTCAAGATGCCGTACACTGGAAGGAATTGTTTTAAAATCTAAAATTACTCCTGAAGTTATTTTTAAGGATAACCGGATTCTGCAGTTTCAGGGAGATACCTTTGCCAATGATAATATTGAAGCGATCCTGAACCGTGAAAAATATGATTACAGCATCAAAAAAGTGCTTCGTACGGTAAACTGTCTGTGGTTTTTACAGGAAGTGGAAGAGTGGAATAAACTTTCCATTACCACGAAAAGTATAGATCACGTAAAAACCAACCAGCTTTACCTTCAGCTGAAACATGAAATAATCAATCTCGGAAAGATCTTTGAAAAACTGGAAAGGGTAATTTCTCAGAAAGTCAATAATTTTATTGAAAACAAAGAAGAATGGTCCGAAATTGAAAGTAAAACGAAAGGAGCCGTTAATTTCTTTTTTACAGAGATCCGGGATAAAGTTTTTAATCCGCTGAAAGAATTTTATGCCGAAATTAAAGGGACAAAAGGCTTAAAGCAGTATAACGAAGAATTTAGAAACTGGCTGGAGGATACGGAAGAATACCTGAACAGCCTGAAAGAAGTTCACTTGCTGGAAACGAAGCTTTTAGATGAAAAAAACAATAAAGAAATCAATTTAACGATCGCAAAAGTTCCTTCACAGGTCCTGACTTTTCAATTATTTGAGCAAGGGAAAACCATTGGCGAAATTGCGATGGAAAGAGGTCTGGTGAAAGAAACGGTGATCGGGCATTTAGCAAAATTTGCTGAACAGGGATTATTGGATATTTCAAGAGTGATTACTTCGGATA
- a CDS encoding MBL fold metallo-hydrolase has translation MLQIQGFVFNFASENTYLLYNENKNAWLIDPGNMNEQETKAIDSFISENGLKIQKILLTHAHIDHVLGLQWAFDTFKVPVHIHQDDQEVLDMLQASGMRFGIQINPVKVEIQYINEGEVLDLDGETFKIYHVPGHSPGSVVYHNEDQKFMISGDVLFEGSIGRTDLYKGNYDQLIDGIKTKLFVLDDETQVFSGHGNPTTIGFEKQYNPFLK, from the coding sequence ATGCTTCAGATCCAAGGCTTCGTATTTAATTTTGCCAGCGAAAACACTTACCTCTTATATAACGAAAATAAAAACGCCTGGCTGATAGATCCGGGAAATATGAATGAGCAGGAAACCAAGGCTATCGACAGCTTTATTTCTGAAAACGGACTGAAGATACAGAAGATTCTTCTGACCCATGCTCACATCGATCATGTTCTTGGATTACAGTGGGCTTTTGACACTTTTAAAGTTCCTGTTCATATCCATCAGGACGATCAGGAAGTTCTTGATATGCTTCAGGCCAGCGGTATGAGATTCGGTATTCAGATTAATCCCGTAAAAGTTGAAATCCAATATATCAATGAAGGTGAAGTCCTTGACCTTGATGGCGAAACATTTAAAATCTACCATGTTCCGGGACATTCTCCGGGAAGTGTGGTTTACCATAACGAAGACCAGAAATTCATGATCTCAGGTGATGTTCTTTTTGAAGGCAGCATCGGAAGAACAGATCTTTACAAAGGAAATTACGATCAGTTAATTGACGGAATTAAAACAAAACTTTTTGTCCTGGATGATGAAACACAGGTTTTTTCAGGCCATGGAAATCCTACAACCATTGGATTTGAGAAACAGTACAATCCTTTTCTTAAGTAG
- a CDS encoding gamma carbonic anhydrase family protein — protein sequence MAIVKELLGKTPQIGEGTFLAETATIIGDVTMGQNCSIWYNAVIRGDVHYIKMGDKVNVQDNAMLHCTYQKYPLNIGNNVSIGHNAIVHGCTIKDNVLIGMGAIVMDDCLVEENSIVGAGSVVTQSTHIKSGEVWGGVPAKKIKDISAQLLEGEVNRIADNYVKYSSWYKENLEVGS from the coding sequence ATGGCAATTGTAAAAGAACTTTTAGGGAAAACACCTCAGATAGGCGAGGGCACATTTTTGGCAGAAACGGCAACCATTATCGGGGACGTTACCATGGGACAGAACTGCAGTATCTGGTATAATGCAGTGATCAGGGGAGATGTACATTACATCAAGATGGGTGATAAAGTAAATGTTCAGGACAATGCTATGCTGCACTGTACCTATCAGAAATACCCTTTAAATATTGGAAATAATGTTTCCATCGGGCATAATGCCATCGTTCATGGATGTACAATTAAAGACAATGTACTGATCGGAATGGGGGCCATCGTCATGGATGACTGCCTGGTAGAAGAAAACTCTATTGTAGGAGCAGGATCAGTTGTGACGCAGAGTACTCATATCAAGTCAGGAGAAGTTTGGGGCGGTGTTCCGGCAAAAAAGATTAAAGATATTTCTGCCCAGCTATTGGAAGGAGAAGTGAACAGGATCGCGGATAATTATGTAAAGTACTCTTCCTGGTATAAAGAAAATCTCGAGGTAGGAAGCTAG
- a CDS encoding trehalase family glycosidase: MIMNKQLYINEIQALFDDVQRAEVFEDQKMMTDAVPMFPVSEINAEYEKAKGKEGFDLKDFVMANFDFLGAKISIHREGQLPIEQHIEKLWDELTRTAYEEKGTLLKLPKPYIVPGGRFNEFFYWDSYFIMLGLQVSGRVDMMENIVENCSYLIQNVGFVPNASRTHFLSRSQPPYFSLMLDLLFETTQDEKIYTQYYDTLEKEYAFWMNGEEWLDNDTCVKRVVKTKNGDMLNRYYDADNAPRPESYLIDIEDSENAEGQEFYRNIRSACESGWDFSSRWFADGEHIQTIETLNIAEVDLNSLLWHLEKTLAKSSALLNLTEKENYFTQRAAVRRQMINTYFWDEKTEFYKDYHLKKHKNTPSEHIAALYPLFLGLADSQQAESVAKNIAEKFLYQGGLVTTTKKTGQQWDLPNAWAPYQWLGFKAMKNYGFDELAEEIKNNWCKNVERVYSNTGKLMEKYNALDTETIAGGGEYPNQDGFGWTNGVYLKLKQN, from the coding sequence ATGATAATGAATAAACAGCTTTACATCAACGAAATTCAGGCTCTTTTTGATGACGTGCAAAGAGCGGAGGTTTTTGAAGACCAGAAGATGATGACGGATGCCGTTCCCATGTTTCCTGTTTCGGAGATCAATGCGGAATATGAAAAAGCAAAAGGGAAGGAAGGTTTCGATCTGAAAGATTTTGTGATGGCAAATTTTGACTTTCTGGGAGCGAAAATTTCAATCCACAGAGAAGGCCAGCTTCCCATTGAACAGCATATCGAAAAGCTTTGGGATGAGCTTACCCGTACTGCTTATGAAGAAAAAGGAACACTTCTGAAACTTCCGAAGCCTTATATTGTACCGGGAGGCCGTTTTAATGAGTTTTTCTATTGGGACAGCTATTTTATTATGCTTGGATTACAGGTTTCCGGAAGAGTAGACATGATGGAAAACATTGTGGAAAACTGTTCCTATTTAATTCAGAATGTAGGCTTTGTTCCGAATGCGAGCAGAACCCATTTCCTGAGCCGTTCACAGCCACCATACTTTTCACTGATGCTGGATCTTCTTTTTGAAACCACTCAGGATGAAAAAATATATACCCAATATTATGATACTTTAGAGAAGGAATATGCTTTCTGGATGAATGGAGAAGAGTGGCTGGATAATGATACCTGTGTAAAAAGAGTGGTGAAAACGAAAAACGGAGATATGTTGAACCGTTATTATGATGCAGACAATGCACCACGTCCTGAAAGTTACCTGATCGATATTGAAGACAGTGAAAATGCAGAAGGACAGGAGTTTTACCGAAACATAAGAAGCGCCTGCGAATCCGGCTGGGATTTTTCCAGCAGATGGTTTGCAGACGGTGAACATATACAGACGATAGAAACACTGAATATTGCAGAAGTAGATCTCAACAGCCTTTTGTGGCATCTGGAGAAAACTTTAGCCAAATCTTCAGCCCTTCTGAATCTGACAGAGAAAGAAAATTATTTTACTCAAAGAGCAGCAGTACGCAGACAGATGATCAACACATATTTTTGGGATGAAAAGACTGAATTTTATAAAGATTATCACTTAAAAAAACACAAAAACACACCGTCTGAACACATTGCTGCTCTTTACCCTTTATTTCTTGGACTGGCAGACAGCCAACAGGCAGAATCTGTAGCTAAAAATATAGCCGAAAAGTTTCTGTATCAGGGAGGTCTTGTAACCACCACAAAAAAAACCGGTCAGCAGTGGGATCTTCCAAATGCGTGGGCTCCCTATCAGTGGCTGGGTTTTAAAGCAATGAAAAACTATGGCTTCGATGAACTGGCTGAAGAAATCAAAAATAACTGGTGTAAGAATGTGGAAAGGGTATACAGCAACACCGGAAAATTAATGGAAAAATATAACGCACTAGACACTGAAACAATTGCAGGAGGAGGAGAATACCCGAATCAGGATGGATTCGGATGGACAAACGGGGTCTATCTCAAATTAAAACAAAACTAA
- the hemH gene encoding ferrochelatase, translated as MKGILLVNLGSPRSTAVKDVKEYLDEFLMDEKVIDYRWIFRALLVRGIILNTRPAKSAEAYKTVWTDQGSPLIVITEKIQKKLQKVVDVPVEIGMRYAEPSIETGIQKLVDQGVSEIVLFPLYPQYAMSTTETVIEKAEEVRKKKFPKLKINYIQPFYNREIYINCLAESIKEKLPENFDALQFSYHGVPERHIYKTDPTNTCNLNDCCSRDSNPSHKFCYRHQCYKTTNLVIEKLNLPKEKTIVSFQSRLGNDKWIEPYTDETLETIPKKGIKNLAVVCPAFVSDCLETLEEISVEGKEQFQHGGGENFHYIPCLNDEDRWIDVVKILCEEKLNDFYLV; from the coding sequence ATGAAGGGAATTCTATTAGTAAATCTGGGATCACCAAGATCAACAGCTGTAAAAGATGTAAAGGAATATCTTGACGAATTTTTGATGGATGAAAAGGTAATTGATTACCGCTGGATCTTCCGGGCACTTCTTGTTCGTGGAATTATTTTAAATACAAGACCTGCAAAATCTGCAGAAGCCTATAAAACCGTATGGACAGATCAGGGTTCACCATTGATTGTGATTACTGAAAAAATTCAAAAGAAGCTTCAAAAAGTCGTTGATGTTCCGGTGGAAATTGGAATGAGATACGCTGAGCCAAGCATTGAAACAGGTATTCAAAAACTGGTTGACCAGGGAGTCTCTGAGATCGTTCTTTTTCCATTGTACCCACAATATGCGATGAGTACTACGGAAACGGTAATTGAAAAAGCGGAAGAAGTAAGGAAAAAGAAGTTCCCGAAGTTAAAGATCAATTATATACAACCCTTTTACAACAGGGAGATCTATATCAACTGTCTTGCGGAAAGTATCAAGGAAAAACTTCCTGAAAATTTTGATGCGCTGCAATTCTCTTATCACGGTGTTCCGGAACGACATATTTACAAAACAGATCCTACAAATACTTGTAATCTTAATGACTGCTGCTCAAGAGACAGCAACCCAAGCCACAAGTTCTGTTACCGTCATCAGTGTTATAAAACGACCAACCTTGTTATTGAAAAATTAAATCTTCCCAAAGAAAAAACCATTGTTTCTTTCCAGTCACGATTAGGAAACGATAAATGGATTGAACCTTATACGGATGAGACTCTAGAGACGATTCCTAAAAAAGGAATAAAAAATCTGGCAGTGGTGTGTCCTGCTTTTGTTTCTGACTGTCTTGAAACCCTGGAAGAAATTTCTGTGGAAGGTAAGGAACAGTTTCAGCACGGAGGCGGAGAAAATTTCCACTATATTCCGTGTCTGAATGATGAGGACCGCTGGATTGATGTGGTAAAAATACTCTGCGAGGAAAAACTGAATGATTTTTATCTGGTTTAA
- a CDS encoding NifU family protein, with amino-acid sequence MRTILIEPTENPKVMKFVADYNLIPGSLELDRSSDISEIPLAQELFNYPFVERIFITANFVAIAKQDTIEWEHVAESLKNVIEDELLANPRIYLQKKKEMYQIYAEMTPNPNSMKFVSNKMLIEGFVEVKSRDAADGVPLAQAIFNEFDFAKQIFISDNFVSVTRDDSVEWHQVMMAVRGFIAEYLQNGGEVSNVEPQNHENPVEKIINREYTDDEQKISDILNEYVAPAVENDGGKISLMEYDQENKTAKMLLQGSCSGCPSSTATLKNGIENILKQFVPDLVERVEAVNG; translated from the coding sequence ATGCGTACGATACTTATAGAACCAACTGAAAACCCGAAAGTGATGAAATTTGTCGCGGATTATAACCTGATCCCGGGATCTTTAGAGTTGGACAGAAGTTCAGATATTTCAGAAATTCCTTTAGCTCAGGAACTGTTTAACTATCCTTTTGTAGAAAGAATTTTTATTACGGCTAATTTTGTAGCTATAGCAAAACAGGATACCATAGAATGGGAGCATGTCGCTGAAAGCCTGAAAAATGTTATTGAGGACGAACTATTGGCTAATCCAAGAATTTATCTTCAAAAGAAAAAGGAGATGTATCAGATCTATGCGGAGATGACTCCTAACCCTAATTCAATGAAGTTTGTTTCCAATAAAATGCTTATAGAAGGTTTTGTGGAAGTAAAATCGAGAGATGCTGCCGATGGAGTTCCTTTGGCACAGGCTATTTTTAATGAGTTTGATTTTGCAAAACAAATTTTCATTTCTGATAATTTTGTTTCAGTAACAAGAGATGACAGTGTAGAATGGCATCAGGTGATGATGGCTGTACGTGGTTTCATCGCTGAATATCTTCAGAACGGAGGTGAAGTTTCAAATGTGGAACCTCAGAATCATGAAAACCCTGTTGAAAAAATCATCAACAGAGAATATACGGATGACGAGCAGAAAATTTCTGATATCTTAAATGAATATGTAGCTCCTGCCGTAGAAAATGACGGTGGAAAAATTTCACTGATGGAATATGATCAGGAAAATAAAACGGCGAAAATGCTGTTACAGGGTTCATGTTCAGGATGTCCAAGTTCTACCGCTACCTTAAAAAACGGAATTGAAAATATTTTAAAACAATTCGTTCCTGATTTGGTAGAGAGAGTGGAAGCTGTCAACGGATAA